In Astatotilapia calliptera chromosome 23, fAstCal1.2, whole genome shotgun sequence, a genomic segment contains:
- the wwc3 gene encoding protein WWC3, with product MPWVSGGKRRESSELPLPAGWEEARDYDGRVFFIDHNTRQTSWIDPRDRITKPLTFADCVGDELPLGWEEVYDQQVGVYYIDHINKTTQIENPRTQWRQEQEHMLKEYLVVAQEALKAKKEIYLVKQQRLELAQQEMMLFHELSEDNRSITSTVSGSSSNAKYDPDQIKMEIACRRERLSRLKQELAQVKQELQYKEMGVETLQEIDRKMSSSQTNYKLDEAQAIFNELRSIKKAISTGEKERQDLIQSLAKLTVNFQSSLSVSDSASEMANSTGTVGDNLQQYCDTGCQTDIMGEYVSQDSSYLVDKVKLNWQYEEAKKKVQSIQHQLAQLDSESWSGRAEADRDRDFLQLLREKEALLQEIIHVSKQQHLPEKLLELEEERSRLEEEVQRAQSSQSQGANQRILQQEKRNVLLRQLEEATRITTYLHSQLKSLSASSLTVSSSSSRGSLASSRGSLASSRGSLSSISFSDIYGLPQYERHEGAGEPLEPHLRYLLPPETVSRDCSMFTPDPLTQSKTKRSHDTPQSLASLSSRSSLSSLSPPSSPMDTPYHSAPQDCPLTQMTEEYMEQAGRGILEGLRAQSQTLSHTSMISSEETVSPAAVHQLDNKIHRDSGAQAAFTSTGVTLRGNSANRSGRRARRVSAGVSEDALATDSGVFEAWGRRAEEFDEMSYMKELTSASEPTQIQLGLLWESSSQSLRLHLLQVKNLNRSIVRDGYKVYVKVHLISLDGSRACAFYCCTALEPQSQMTFNEGFRIPVPANALAVCVLQLSVCSLGPQAQEELLGKAQVSLADCEGSPEMVYHWLRVQMLNGTESQRPEQRNVIQRRHQDGQVDEQRPGAMDTACNLLSRNTPTHLEEREKKDEPGEAASERSWQAESVDSGCSNSIAFAAPCSEGLCAEGICITTGGRCDQTVCKPSTIKVEKATMTEGMFPEPVRVRPKERGGRWGHASPFMRGSTIVRSQTFSPGARNQYVCRLYRSDSDSSTLPKKSPFVRNTLERRTLRYKQQSYRSPLAEQPTRTSLDLELDLQACRTRQRQLMEELSALRELKLRLEEPQTREATELPNWALRDERFRCLLREAQRQANQSKQEQRQEEAAERRLRKASKEVLQMRGQSQKEPLPVQTFREKMAFFTRPRFNIPPLPADDV from the exons GATCACCAAACCGCTGACGTTCGCCGACTGTGTTGGAGATGAGCTGCCTCTCGGGTGGGAGGAAGTTTATGACCAACAAGTGGGAGTTTACTACATTGACCACATTAACA AGACCACCCAGATTGAGAACCCGCGGACTCAATGGCGGCAGGAGCAGGAGCACATGCTGAAGGAGTACCTTGTGGTGGCCCAGGAGGCCCTCAAAGCCAAGAAGGAGATATACCTGGTCAAGCAACAGCGACTGGAGCTGGCTCAGCAGGAAATGATGCTCTTCCACGAGCTCTCTGAGGACAATCGCTCCATCACCAGCA CGGTCTCTGGCTCCTCCTCAAACGCGAAATACGACCCTGACCAAATCAAAATGGAAATAGCCTGTAGACGAGAGCGG CTCTCCCGACTGAAGCAGGAGCTGGCCCAGGTGAAGCAGGAGCTGCAGTATAAGGAAATGGGAGTGGAGACCCTGCAGGA GATTGACAGAAAGATGTCCTCCAGtcagacaaactacaagctgGACGAGGCTCAAGCCATCTTCAACGAACTGCGTAGCATCAAGAAGGCCATCAGCACAGGCGAGAAGGAGAGGCAGGACCTCATCCAG AGCCTGGCTAAGCTGACTGTTAACTTCCAAAGCAGCTTGTCGGTGAGCGATTCGGCCAGCGAGATGGCGAACAGCACTGGGACCGTGGGTGACAATCTGCAGCAGTACTGTGACACTGGCTGTCAGACTGACATCATGGGGGAG TATGTTTCCCAAGACTCCTCATATTTGGTGGACAAAGTGAAACTGAACTGGCAGTACGAGGAAGCCAAGAAAAA GGTGCAGAGCATACAGCACCAGCTAGCACAGCTGGACAGTGAGAGCTGGTCGGGGCGGGCCGAGGCAGACCGCGACCGGGACTTCTTGCAACTCCTGCGCGAGAAGGAGGCCCTCCTGCAGGAGATCATTCATGTCAGCAAGCAGCAGCACCTGCCGGAGAAGCTgctggagctggaggaggagcgctccaggctggaggaggaggtgcagagggcACAGAGCTCCCAAAGCCAGGGAGCCAATCAGAG GATCCTGCAGCAGGAGAAGAGGAATGTTCTGCTGAGACAGCTGGAGGAGGCAACACGCATCACCACCTACCTTCACTCCCAGCTGAAAAG CCTGTCGGCCAGTTCTCTGACCGTGTCGTCCAGCAGCAGCCGCGGCTCTTTAGCCTCCAGTCGGGGTTCCCTGGCGTCCAGCCGAGGCTCCCTCAGCTCCATCAGTTTCAGTGACATCTACGGTCTCCCCCAATATGAGCGCCACGAGGGCGCTGGAGAGCCCCTTGAGCCTCACCTCCGTTACCTGCTTCCCCCAGAGACCGTCTCAAGAGACTGCTCCATGTTTACCCCCGACCCTCTGACCCAGAGCAAAACCAAACGCTCCCACGACACCCCGCAGTCCCTGGCTTCGCTGTCCTCCCGCTCCTCGCTCTCCTCCCTGTCACCGCCCAGCTCGCCAATGGACACGCCCTACCACTCTGCCCCTCAGGACTGTCCCCTCACCCAGATGACGGAGGAATACATGGAGCAGGCGGGCCGCGGTATTTTAGAGGGGCTGCGGGCGCAGTCACAAACCCTATCACACACCTCCATGATAAGCAGTGAGGAAACGGTCAGCCCGGCCGCTGTGCATCAACTGGATAACAAGATTCACAGAGACAGTGGGGCTCAGGCGGCTTTCACCTCCACAG GAGTTACTCTGAGGGGAAACAGTGCCAACAGAAGTGGCAGGAGAGCCAGGAGAGTCTCTGCAGGTGTTTCTGAGGATGCTCTGGCCACCGACAGCGGGGTGTTTGAGGCCTGGGGCAGAAG GGCGGAGGAGTTTGATGAGATGTCATACATGAAAGAGCTGACGTCTGCGAGCGAGCCCACCCAGATCCAACTGGGACTGCT GTGGGAGTCCAGTTCTCAGTCTCTGCGACTGCATCTGTTACAAGTCAAAAATTTAAATAGGTCAATTGTGAGAGACGGCTATAAAGT GTATGTGAAGGTGCACCTGATTTCACTGGACGGCAGCAGGGCCTGTGCGTTTTACTGTTGTACAGCATTGGAGCCACAATCCCAGATGACTTTCAACGAAGGCTTCCGCATTCCTGTCCCAGCAAACGCCCTGGCGGTGTGCGTTCTGCAGCTGTCTGTCTGCTCACTGGGACCTCAGGCTCAGGAAGAGCTGCTG GGTAAAGCCCAGGTGAGCCTGGCAGATTGTGAGGGGAGCCCAGAGATGGTTTACCACTGGCTGCGAGTGCAGATGTTGAATGGGACAGAGTCACAAAGGCCTGAACAGAGGAACGTCATCCAACGCAGACACCAGGATGGCCAGGTTGACGAACAAAGGCCCGGAGCCATg GACACTGCATGCAATCTGCTGTCACGCAACACCCCCACCCACCTGGAGGAGCGGGAGAAGAAGGACGAGCCTGGGGAGGCAGCGTCGGAAAG GAGTTGGCAGGCGGAGTCAGTGGACAGCGGCTGCAGCAACAGCATTGCATTCGCCGCTCCCTGCTCAGAGGGCCTGTGTGCAGAGGGAATCTGCATCACCACCGGAGGACGCTGTGACCAGACAGTCTGCAAACCCTCAACAATAAAG GTAGAAAAGGCAACCATGACAGAAGGCATGTTCCCGGAGCCGGTGCGAGTCCGACCTAAAGAGCGGGGAGGCCGCTGGGGTCACGCCTCGCCGTTCATGCGTGGTAGCACCATCGTTCGCTCCCAGACCTTCTCACCGGGCGCTCGGAATCAGTATGTGTGCAGG CTGTATCGCAGTGACAGTGACAGCTCAACTCTACCAAAGAAGTCGCCTTTTGTTAGAAACACATTGGAAAGAAGAACACTGCGATATAAGCAG cAGTCGTACCGCTCCCCCCTGGCCGAGCAGCCGACGCGCACCTCCCTGGACCTGGAGCTGGATCTCCAGGCCTGCAGGACCCGTCAGAGGCagctgatggaggagctgagcgCCCTGAGAGAGCTGAAGCTGCGACTGGAGGAGCCGCAGACCAGGGAGGCCACCGAGCTCCCCAACTGGGCGCTGAGGGACGAGCGCTTTCGATGCCTGCTCAGAGAGGCCCAGAGACAG GCCAACCAAAGCAAGCAGGAGCAACGTCAGGAAGAGGCGGCagagaggaggctgaggaaggcCTCTAAGGAGGTTCTACAGATGAGAGGGCAGAGCCAGAAGGAGCCGCTGCCTGTGCAGACGTTCAG AGAGAAGATGGCTTTTTTCACAAGACCAAGGTTCAACATACCTCCTTTGCCGGCTGACGATGTATGA
- the traf3ip2l gene encoding uncharacterized protein traf3ip2l isoform X2 translates to MSGGKGPMMLPTSVYSVSTTTSHISHLVSHRNTPEEDDETMSAELRDPSILSKPESASDPLGHHPLSDRDGSLFGKQSLDTEEHKHIRIFPQSSFCPSQPSRSLPAGYSPQTPFPSQAYSGWLHPSFASSWSGYPNSLPSCLSQKDYSSCSGESCLSRCKFLSLPGTHSSMGSLEQPLSLRSNPPSANLYHHTLSPYSCAPQGPACCAQCPADAFNREPMVNKHPWPEYHPAYRQYCDCRVPAGGFTQIGHNVPVKEKRPPCSAPLSLEQRRVFVTYEADNDKHVNEIIKFVALLRHNGFDTHIDIFEQQFRSISKIDFMERYLSEKEYLIIIIISPKYYETVTASPAGLESDERTYNTVYIHKQLQNEFIQNGSKNFRFIPILFPGAKKCHVPNWLQNTHVYGWPRDRDDILRRLMRVEKYNPPPIGELPTIVSIPI, encoded by the exons ATGTCAGGAGGAAAAGGTCCAATGATGCTGCCCACGTCGGTCTACTCGGTTTCAACAACTACTAG TCACATCAGCCACCTGGTCAGTCACCGCAACACACCTGAAGAAGACGATGAAACCATGAGTGCAGAGCTGAGAGATCCCAGCATTCTTTCCAAACCGGAGTCCGCCTCCGACCCTCTGGGCCACCACCCTCTTTCAGACCGTGATGGCTCTCTGTTCGGCAAGCAGAGCCTGGACACAGAGGAGCACAAGCACATTAGGATCTTCCCCCAGTCCAGCTTCTGCCCATCCCAGCCCTCTCGCAGCTTGCCAGCTGGGTACAGCCCCCAAACTCCTTTCCCGAGCCAGGCATACAGCGGCTGGCTCCACCCGAGTTTCGCCAGCAGTTGGTCGGGATATCCCAACAGCCTGCCGTCCTGTCTGAGCCAGAAAGATTACTCCAGCTGTTCTGGAGAGAGCTGCCTCTCCAGATGCAAGTTCCTGTCCCTCCCCGGCACTCACAGCAGCATGGGCAGCTTAGAGCAGCCTCTCTCTCTGCGCTCCAACCCGCCTTCAGCCAACCTGTACCACCACACGTTATCGCCATACTCGTGTGCACCACAGGGGCCCGCCTGCTGTGCTCAGTGCCCTGCAGACGCCTTCAACAGGGAGCCTATGGTCAACAAGCATCCCTGGCCTGAGTACCACCCAGCTTACCGCCAGTACT GTGACTGCAGAGTTCCTGCAGGTGGATTCACACAGAT CGGACACAACGTTCCAGTCAAAGAGAAGCGCCCTCCTTGCAGCGCGCCGCTGTCTCTGGAGCAGA gGCGTGTCTTCGTCACTTACGAAGCAGACAACGACAAGCATGTCAACGAGATCATCAAATTTGTGGCTCTGCTGCGGCACAACGGCTTTGACACGCAC ATCGACATTTTCGAGCAGCAGTTCAGAAGCATAAGCAAGATTGACTTCATGGAGCGATACCTgagtgag AAAGAgtatctcatcatcatcatcatcagccccAAGTACTACGAGACGGTGACCGCTTCCCCTGCTGGCCTGGAGAGCGACGAGAGGACCTACAACACGGTTTACATACATAAACAG CTGCAGAATGAATTCATCCAGAATGGAAGCAAGAATTTCAGGTTCATTCCTATCCTGTTCCCCGGGGCTAAAAAG TGCCACGTGCCTAACTGGCTCCAGAACACACATGTATATGGATGGCCACGTGATCGGGATGACATCCTGCGGCGGCTGATGAGGGTCGAGAAGTACAACCCACCTCCTATCGGGGAGCTTCCGACCATAGTCTCCAtccccatttaa
- the traf3ip2l gene encoding uncharacterized protein traf3ip2l isoform X1 — protein MSGGKGPMMLPTSVYSVSTTTSHISHLVSHRNTPEEDDETMSAELRDPSILSKPESASDPLGHHPLSDRDGSLFGKQSLDTEEHKHIRIFPQSSFCPSQPSRSLPAGYSPQTPFPSQAYSGWLHPSFASSWSGYPNSLPSCLSQKDYSSCSGESCLSRCKFLSLPGTHSSMGSLEQPLSLRSNPPSANLYHHTLSPYSCAPQGPACCAQCPADAFNREPMVNKHPWPEYHPAYRQYYAGDCRVPAGGFTQIGHNVPVKEKRPPCSAPLSLEQRRVFVTYEADNDKHVNEIIKFVALLRHNGFDTHIDIFEQQFRSISKIDFMERYLSEKEYLIIIIISPKYYETVTASPAGLESDERTYNTVYIHKQLQNEFIQNGSKNFRFIPILFPGAKKCHVPNWLQNTHVYGWPRDRDDILRRLMRVEKYNPPPIGELPTIVSIPI, from the exons ATGTCAGGAGGAAAAGGTCCAATGATGCTGCCCACGTCGGTCTACTCGGTTTCAACAACTACTAG TCACATCAGCCACCTGGTCAGTCACCGCAACACACCTGAAGAAGACGATGAAACCATGAGTGCAGAGCTGAGAGATCCCAGCATTCTTTCCAAACCGGAGTCCGCCTCCGACCCTCTGGGCCACCACCCTCTTTCAGACCGTGATGGCTCTCTGTTCGGCAAGCAGAGCCTGGACACAGAGGAGCACAAGCACATTAGGATCTTCCCCCAGTCCAGCTTCTGCCCATCCCAGCCCTCTCGCAGCTTGCCAGCTGGGTACAGCCCCCAAACTCCTTTCCCGAGCCAGGCATACAGCGGCTGGCTCCACCCGAGTTTCGCCAGCAGTTGGTCGGGATATCCCAACAGCCTGCCGTCCTGTCTGAGCCAGAAAGATTACTCCAGCTGTTCTGGAGAGAGCTGCCTCTCCAGATGCAAGTTCCTGTCCCTCCCCGGCACTCACAGCAGCATGGGCAGCTTAGAGCAGCCTCTCTCTCTGCGCTCCAACCCGCCTTCAGCCAACCTGTACCACCACACGTTATCGCCATACTCGTGTGCACCACAGGGGCCCGCCTGCTGTGCTCAGTGCCCTGCAGACGCCTTCAACAGGGAGCCTATGGTCAACAAGCATCCCTGGCCTGAGTACCACCCAGCTTACCGCCAGTACT ATGCAGGTGACTGCAGAGTTCCTGCAGGTGGATTCACACAGAT CGGACACAACGTTCCAGTCAAAGAGAAGCGCCCTCCTTGCAGCGCGCCGCTGTCTCTGGAGCAGA gGCGTGTCTTCGTCACTTACGAAGCAGACAACGACAAGCATGTCAACGAGATCATCAAATTTGTGGCTCTGCTGCGGCACAACGGCTTTGACACGCAC ATCGACATTTTCGAGCAGCAGTTCAGAAGCATAAGCAAGATTGACTTCATGGAGCGATACCTgagtgag AAAGAgtatctcatcatcatcatcatcagccccAAGTACTACGAGACGGTGACCGCTTCCCCTGCTGGCCTGGAGAGCGACGAGAGGACCTACAACACGGTTTACATACATAAACAG CTGCAGAATGAATTCATCCAGAATGGAAGCAAGAATTTCAGGTTCATTCCTATCCTGTTCCCCGGGGCTAAAAAG TGCCACGTGCCTAACTGGCTCCAGAACACACATGTATATGGATGGCCACGTGATCGGGATGACATCCTGCGGCGGCTGATGAGGGTCGAGAAGTACAACCCACCTCCTATCGGGGAGCTTCCGACCATAGTCTCCAtccccatttaa